A window of bacterium contains these coding sequences:
- a CDS encoding cupin domain-containing protein, which produces MARLVPQPSPIEAAGDPPKEIREYIGLVNTGTAAVSVAKMNSPGGWLEPPQTPEFSEYTLVLKGELEARLGDRVLAVRAGQALIVEAGETVQYATPGPEGAEYVSVCVPAFSPGTVHRRE; this is translated from the coding sequence ATGGCCAGACTTGTCCCGCAGCCATCGCCGATCGAAGCCGCCGGGGATCCCCCCAAGGAGATCCGGGAATACATCGGGCTGGTCAACACCGGCACCGCCGCAGTGAGCGTCGCCAAAATGAACAGTCCCGGCGGCTGGCTCGAACCCCCGCAGACGCCCGAGTTCAGCGAATACACCCTGGTTCTCAAGGGCGAGTTGGAGGCCCGGTTGGGCGACCGGGTGCTCGCCGTCCGGGCCGGGCAGGCCCTTATCGTCGAAGCCGGGGAGACGGTGCAGTACGCCACCCCCGGGCCCGAAGGGGCCGAGTACGTCTCCGTCTGCGTCCCGGCCTTTTCGCCCGGGACCGTCCACCGCCGGGAATAA